aaccatgctatcgggctggaaaaattattgcgcatgctcaagatatttaataaatatattgtcaaaaatgcatatttatatctttatccagttcttcacaaaacatttctaaaccaacgaaaaaaaaaacgacctttacacgggatgacccccttaagcgctTATTCCTTTTGATTTAAGAAATTGCGAGATTAGTTACCAAGAAACGTATTTGGTAGGAGTGGTCGCCTCCATTACATTCATTCCATCACATTTAATGATTTAGCAAATGATATGGAAAGGTGGCTCAGGGCCAAACCACCAAAATTCTGCTGCTTCTGTGTTGTGTTGTTTTCTGTAATATTCTACTCGGTTTAATGCATTTCGGGTATAAACTATTACATCTAAATTTACTGTATGACTTCTTACTTTAGTGCAATTATCCTATTCGTCAGTTACCAATTTTATGTCTAGTGCCAAATCAAATAATTGTTGTTCATAGAAATATCAACTAGCACTGTCAATATCACAAAAAGCTTATCTTCTACCAATTTTCGCCCTCCTCAAATGCTAAACAATTCTGACCACTAGATTTTTTCTATTGGTCGGAAGATACCCATGCATCCGTTTATAAATTGCAATGCAATTTCTATCCCATTCGATTCTCGTTTGACAAAATGTTCCCATCAAATTAATTTTCCATAGACATCTTGAACCGTAAAGCAAACTATCGAATCGGGGACCGACGGCTGTTGCTAGTTCACCTAATGAAAATACGTTGTTTAATAACCAAATTGGTATTCAGATAAGGTAGCAGTATGGCTGGCGCAAGTATTCATACCTCCCCTGCGTCTAGTCCTCGTTGATTTCTGTATCTTCATAGCTAGAATGTGCGGATGAGGCAAAAGCCAGCTCGATACCGCTTTAAAAGCATTTGCCATATACGACCCGGCATCAGGACTCCTGGACACCGGGTTAAAGTATCATAGATTCGATAACATCCGAACGTACATCTCATATCTCTTCTCCACTTGGTAAATAGAGTTCTTCGTCATAGCTCCATTCATTCCCCACATCCGAGCCCAACTATGAAGAACAGAACGGGGTACCCTTTGATATCTCATAATCTCATCACAATTTAATATCAGCTTCCGAAATGTTCCATTAGATCAGATTTCACCATATTTAGATGGGGATTTTAAGCAAAAGCCCAGAAGAAAATTGCATACAATCACGAACTTTGAGAACGGCGTCCAAGAGACCAAGAGAGAGATATATTAGTTTTCGTAGGAGGCCCATGCATCCACGATGACGACTTTGGCTCAGACTTTGGCCATGGAAGAGCACGACCACGACGATGGGCCTCCAgttgaagaggaagaagaatgAACAGTGGTCGGTTACTAAATAATGGGTCTAGTCCATTACTGGCCACGATACTCGTCAATAAAGAGCTCTAATGCATATATTTGCTTTATAGTTGTTACCTTATAACCTTTGACATAATGGGACTGATGGCAACCTGGAGTCGTGATCGATTAAGTAAAAATGCTCATGGGATGATACAGTCACCCATAGAATAAAATTGTCGTatatattttagtatttttttgaCTTGAAGATCTTTAAGTGGAGCTTGTGGAGACTGTTTTTCAGTAATTGATTTCTTAGATAATATTTTCGAGAGAtgctttttaattaaaaaaccaTAAGACCTTATATCGTAAAAATATGCTTATGTTTTGTTCTTATTAATTGCAGTGCTACGATGGGTGCAACGAAAAATTTGGTCCGTTCCCGGTCCTTATCAAATCCATGGAGCGTAGGGAAAATCTGGTAATGACCAATATTACCTGGGATGCAGATATAACCACCAAATCAAAGCAGTGTCTGGTAACTTGGGAGGTCTATGGTGGTGGTCTGATGGGGAACTTACTAACCGACTGTTGCCTCGTCGAATTATCCCTTTGGCCAGACACTCGTTACAACGTCCATGTCACGTGTAAAACTAAGGTAAGTTATAAATTTCCGATTATTACATTAAACATTGAAAACTGGCGTAGGttgatattttttaagaatAGGCTCAGGCTTGCATCACTGATTATCGCTAGTTGAGTTAGCTGCTTCGTGTTTGTTTCATTAGAGTATCTACTGCCGCTTCCCATTGCGTTTTTGTTCATCTAATTCGAAACATTACATCTTCTACTATTTTACTTCTTCTCATAATATGAAGTCCAGAAACTTTCAAAATTGCAAAACCCACTGTGCAAGATAATAGCGAGTCTGATGAAATTGTAGAAAACACTATGGAGCTCCAGATAGTTATTGTGCTGGTTATTTTAGCTCAATGTGGAAGAACGTACAAGAATTGCAGCCACGGTTGGGGTAGAACGAGCAAACGCATATAATTGATGTGGTCGAGCGCTGAAGAGCACTCCAAGTGTGAAAGTACCACTAATTGGCTAATTACACCAGTAATTAAGATGTCTCGTTCATACTACCTTCCTACTGAACTAGACTGAATTGAGCCAGATGAACTTGTATGGCTCGCTTCGCGCCACGGCTTTGGCTAAGAATCACCGGCATTGCTTGTGCACGACAGACAGACACCTTTAGGGAGTTCATCGCGTGCTAGTCCTGCCAGTAATGGTGACGCGAAAAAATGGCTCTAATACGATAGCCAGTTAAAAAGagaaatgatgatgaaaaaaaagtacacACAACCTACCACCATTTTAGTGGCCCTTCATTTTGTGATGTACaacttaattaaaaataaatgaagcAATTCTAAATGGGTTTACTTTCCGGTGACACGTTGATATAAATAGGGTAGTTATTAACATGCAAATGGTGGTCTGAGGAACCAATTGAGGAAGAAGACGTGAACAAATTACTACGTATTGTTTGAGCCACTTTCTTCAATTTGGCGAGCCATTATAAAGCTTTGACTAGAATAGTTTATTGAAATTATAATCGGCAGCAGGCCGCATTCATTACAACCACGTTCAATGGAAAGTTTCCACCTGCAGAAGCTATGATTTAAAATGTTGTACCTGTTCCTAGCTCCAACTTCATTTGCATTAGGCACGATAGGGAAAATGCAGAACTcagataataaatattttcgttTACGTTTCATTACATCAGTAATCAATAAACTTTTTTGTTTATTGTCTATTGAGTTACCTCATGCACTTACTAAGTTGTTCTTATGATCAACAGGGTCGTGTGGAATTATAAACATTTTACGGAAAAGTAAATGCATTCGTGGTAAATTGCTGTAGAAAATTATAACAAACTAACgcttaaaaaggaaaacttaaaaatgaaaagaaaatgtaaaaCTAGCAAGTTTGCTTGCGTCTTCTCCCTTCCAGTTTGGAGGCTGCCTTAATCGCTTTTTGACGAGCTTACGTAGGGTCCTATCTTTTCGGGTCAGCCACAAATTAGATATCCTTTGCATGGATAAAATCCAAAGATTATTAGGTTATCAAGCATGTAAGGACTCTGATCGACCAGTTAGAGTAAAAAGTATCTATCTTCCCTGCTGCGTTTGTTTTTCTAGGATAACCCACTTGTCGATCCTTCTGGGATAGTTAATGCCTGCCAATGTCATAGCTAGCAATGGAGCTGTCCCCCGTTTTTCAATATatgcttttttaaaaaaaaatgcaacaaaGAGATAGAAGATAAGTGCTTTGGTCTGATGAAGAGCAAATTTATATCAATATTTGAAGATAAATCCGCGGAGAATTTCCCCTTATTAGCTAAAAtcttttatttgaaatcacGTTTTCTGTAATCTTGGATCCGTATGCATCTTTTTGACCTAATTTTTTCGCGAGCCACATTAAAATATTAGACTGAATATCAACACTGGAAGGAGCAgcaaatagaaaatattcccCACAAGAAAACGCCTGAACCTGATGGTACTCTTATTCCAAATGGTACTTGAAGCTTTGGCCCACACGAAGCCAGACATGCTTATACATACCATAAAAAAATGTATTGATGAAGGGATGTTCCCTAAAGCAAAGCTTGATTTCATTATCGGAAAGAGACAAATGTCTCAATGCTTGCAAGATCTTAGAAGACATAATTGCCAAAAGATTGCTAAAGATAGCCGAGAGAAAGAAAAGACCAAAAAGTGAACACCGTAGCCCCCGCCACAGAAAGCGAGAGGTGACGCTAGGAAGAATATTGTGCACTGATCAAGTTGGATGTGGTCAATGCTTTGAATTTGATACACTGGACGTCTATCAAACCGACTGCCTGAGGAACAAAATGGCAGTTTACTAGCTTTATATCCAAAAATGCTGATGAATTTTTTAtatctcttatctagggttggGTTCActtaatttaaatataaaatgtGAATGTAGTCCTTCCATATTTCGATCTCCTTCTCAACACAATCATTTATAATATCTGCTTTGTTACGCGGTTAAAATATTTAGTACCTAGATCCTAGTGCGAAACACTAATCCTGGAATAGTGGATTCTGTATTGCATAGCCAGAAGCATACTTTTCACCCTTTCTTACTTCACTACTACTTTCGCCGTCTGTTCGTCGGAATCGAGAGGTTGACGCTGGCTAATGGAAGTGGGTAAAATATGTACCGGAAAGAAGGGGTTTAGTTTGATTGTGAGGTTCACAGTTGTTAGCGCTGCCCTGGTCCATAACATATCTTATTATAAGAAGTATCCCATCAGCGACCGTCAGGTAATTTTACTCCAGCGAGGAAGGGTGAAAAGGGATTCGTTCGAACTGCCCAGCAAAAGAGATGGTTACATATGGAATAAAGTGCAATGTATGTTTAGGCATAAACTTAACCTCTACAGGAATAGCGAACTGGCTAATTTTCATTTCGGGCAATAAGTACAACTTGTTACCAAATAAAAATAAGCCTATAAAGAAGCTTCAAGAAATTGAAAGTTAGTTGAGGTATCATCTCCACTcatttcattattatcattCAGGGAGTATCGCCTTAGGAAGGGATGTAACATGTTTGCCTTAAAACGCTTGGGCGTTAATAGTACTAACCGCAGCAATTCGAGAAAATGTCCTGGAAGCTTTCCCTTTGGGAGAAAACCTAATCAAATCTGTGAGGCTAGACAAATCTTCCACTTTGGGGAAAATGTGTTCCCGAAACTTTCTCTCTCTGTAATAACAGAAGCTTATGTTGGTATCTAATGCCATTAACCTGTTAAATTGTCACTCTTGTGCCCACAAACCAAATTCCATATATTCTTTTGAGTTCCTCCGTATTACAGTCGTTACCAAACATCTAGGCACCCTAAAATCCGAGCTTTCCGGAGCCTTTTACATAAGGGAAACATAAACGTTCCTTTATCTGTAGTATTCAGTCTATAAAAATCGGGTCAATATAGGACCCCATGGAGGAGAAAAGTGGGAggaagtttctttccaattggttcGTTCTGTCATCCAGTGGACTCAGGGCCTTTTGAATCACAAACGAAAATTCGGCTCGATTGTGTAAGCAAGTACGAACTAAGcttatataatatttacattTGGGATTACTTAACTTTAGAGTTCAGAATGCAATGATAGCTCCCCGTTTTCTGACACCATAAACTCAGTGACTGAGTACTATTAACTTCATACGACAGATTTATCGAAACATGCGTTTGAAGCCAGCGCTATTAATGCAAGTGAAGCCAGACCTTAATAAGTTTCAAAGTTGTGTCTCTATTCAGTTTCATTTAAGGACTTTGCCCGGTTCAAAAAGTTGTTTGTTTTGGTATctcattaaaattttattttctcattAATCAAACAGGTCTTTTGGCCTAGTTTTCATACCCCACTGTGTCGATATCAATTTTAACGAATTACTTTCCATTCTTTACAGACAAATGGCAAGATGCGAAGATCGCGCGACTTGTTTATTGACACCACAGGTGCAACACCTGTGCCCACCACATCTTCCACCACCACCGACAATAACTTCATCTTAGAGCAAACATCAAAGTCCGAAACTCACCACCTCACCCAGAAGGAAGAAACCATCGTAGGAACAGCAATATCAATTATGTTATTCATAGCAATTGCAGCAATTTTTGTGATCTACCGAAGTCGCCGGACGCCAAAAACAATCGAAAAGGAGATCCTGATATACAAAGATTTAGGCATAGTTTCACCTACCACATTGCACGTGTAAAAACGATGTCATGTCTGTGCGCCTGTGAGAACCAAGTGATCGTGTAAATATTTAGCAGTACGGTGtatatttgtaaatatttcgGCTGAATGAGAACACTGAGCATTACCGCAAAATACATGTGAAAATCAAGGATTTTCTGTAAATGTTTATCGggtctgtccaaaaacacaaagtCGACCAATTTGTAGCGGCGTGTAATAGATTTGTTTGAAGATACATATTAAGAAAGCAACTAGCGGAAGTAGATTTGTTTCTAGTCTGGCCTTACAAATGGTTAATAAGTACGCGTTCATAATAACACATGTCGTAGGTTGCTCTTCCACCATTATTTCAAGCAAGTTGGAAGCATCTTCCTCAGAACCCATCTGCAGAACTCAGTCACGACCCTCGTTACTGATTCTCTACTCCAACGGGAAGTGGAATTGTAAATAGATACATTAATGTGCATGTAAATAATCTAATCAATAAAATTTACTCTAATTAGAAAACATAAAAATGTgtccaaaaattcaaatttctagaATAAATCTCTCCGTGTGATTTTatcgattattatttatttataaaggtACTACCTACGCAGCATGTAATTCTTGTAATCAAAGTTCGGTTAAAATagctttcaatttattttaacGCAAatcaattcatttaaatattttccgaacACGAACTCAACaaagaaaagatattttgtGCATCGAACGTGGGATATGCCAATCAGTGGAGAATTCCCACAACCAAGCAAGTAATTAACGTTATAATTCAAATTTCCAATCGAACACAAAATGTGAAGACTGATTAAATCGAAAATATCGACATTTATTTGTTTGATTTCGTTCCCCTGTAAATGTACATTTAgggaaaatataatgaaaaaaagttaaatgtaatttttaggAATTTTAATAGATTACAACAAATTCTATGCTTAAGgattaattaaaaacaattaaCTGTATTAGTTATTACGAAGGAGAATATGAaaagaaagtttagaaatttaatttgagcaaaaaattgaaaatacataattaaaaagaaaagatgtGAAGCGTTTTATTTCAGTTCCCTTGACTAGCAAAATTGAAAGTGCCAACTCTTATTGTTAATGCAGGATTTTGACAGAATCTTCTGAAAATATCTTAATCTGTTAAAAAATTGTAACCAAATGTGGAGAATCACATACGGTTGACTGAAATTCTTCTGGAAATGTTCACATATTATAATCTGGTGAGTACAAAATGTAACTAAAGTTGGTGATCATTTAAGAAGTTGTAAAGAGTTGCGAACACAGAAGTGGCAACGTTTGCAGAGGAAACGCACTTTTACATTCCAATCACTTATAGGGAAAACAGAAGAAATGCAAAAGCGAGACTAAAACTATGACTATATGGCTGTGTGCCCTTAATTTCCGGAAAACTAATGAGATTTTGATAGCTTTCACTTTAGTGACCATAAACACTCCGGAAAAAAGTTTCATTTATGTTTGTCTAGGAAATAAAAAGCGGTAAAAGATACATGAAATTCCGGGTTTGGGCATATTATGTATGTATCCTTTTTACACTTCTTCTGTTCCAATGTTGGATTATCTAAAAAAATTTTATGGCCAGACCACGaagattttgtgcaaaacaatgaACCAGCAACCCTTTTTTACAGGTTTAACTAAATCACTAAATCAGAGAGCCTCCAACTGCAATAGTCCACTACCTAATGTTCGTTCGGGTCGTCGGCGAGCCTAATGATTGCCCAGATGGGGTTAAGTAAGACTGATTAAAAAAGAAGGAATAAGTCTTAAGAAGCTGCGAGTTAGTTGTGAAATGATTCAGATTACTGCAAGCAGTCTACTCAGAGACGAATATAAGTTTGTGGTGGGTCTCTAGAGGGTTACAGTCGTTTCACTTAGAACCATACAAAGAATTACATGCAGAATGAATTCCTTCAGCAAAAACGGACCATGACTGACCGACGACATTTGAGATATAATATAATGGTAGTAACCGCGCTATTCAGAGACTCCTCTTGGACACCACCTTTTTCTGGTGGAGTAGCTTATAGTAGTTCGCTACTACACTAAGGTTGTTCGAAACATATGAAGATGCGAGCAATGGATTTTAACTCTCCTACCCGAGGAGTCAGAAATTTCAAATCCATTTGCGACTTTCGGCGATCAAGTCACGACCGAGACACGAATTTTTGAGGACTCTCCACGTTTATGTTTTCCATGGGGAAATCTGCAGAAGACACTGAAGGAGGAGCCTTCCGTTAGGGTCTACGTCGCGGTCAACCTGAAAGGAGGATACAGCAACTCACATAATCAGAGCAAGTGGAAACCTAACTAACAGAAAACGGGGTAGGAATGCTCAGGAAACCTCAGCTGCAAAGGAGAGGCTATATTTTGCCTGCCAGAAACTTCCGCTTCTCCTAGGAAAAGCAGGAGAAAAACCAGTTGACTgtaaagaaaagcattgcaaaaGAAATGGAAGCATCTTAGTAAACGAAGTATACACGTTACTGCACCACGAAGTGTGACAATATCCagagaactttcggcggaaactACGAACAGGCAGGTTTAGAGTGCATCGAAAAAACTTTTTCGATTATCCGAGCAAGTGTGGTAAAACCTTGGAAACGACAACTACAAAAACAAAGGAAATCAACTAGAACAATCGTACTTATGAAAACAAGCAAGACTCGCTAAATTTCCAAAACGTACAGAATATTAGAGAATCTTGACATTCTCGAAGCAAAACTCTCTTAGAACACACTGTGAAGAACTGCAGGATGAAAGAGAAATTTCAAGTTGTGTAGAGTCCTAAAAAGGGATGATTCAGCCAATTGGACTCTATTAGAAAACCGAATTGAACACCCACGAACTCGAGAATTGAGCCTGTGCAGAGTCTATACGGGAGACCAACGGACACAACTAAGTGACAGAGAAATGGGGGTTTCTAAACACCGTTTAATATCTACTTTTTGAACACTGCACATGCACCTGGCATTAATGGCATCCGTCTCGCAATGACAAAGGAGGGTATAGGACATCTTGgaggatttttgaaaaatattttgctaATGTCTTGTCCTGGGTTACGTGCCTATcttttggcagaaggttagCGAAGCCTTCTCGCCAAAGGATGGTAAGGGTGacaattcaaatccaaagaacttcagacaaattagTTTGACATTTTTACTGAAATGTTTGgaaagactggttgagcatcattTTCGTGAGATGACTCTAACCCCATACCCGCTAAATGGAAATCAGGACGTTTTCCAGTTTGGAAAGGCCAGGGAGTCTGCTCTCCAGTTTCTGGTTTCAAACATAAATGGCACAACTCTGATTATGCGATGGGAGTTTTCATTAACAATGTAGGTGCGCTTGTTTTTATATaacacaaagcggcctattcAACCCTTGGTAGCAAGCCAGATAAGCGGTTCACCAACCGAGATACTTTTAATTGGAATGATAACGTCCAAATgaagaagagaaagaaagaaatcgaGAAACCAATATAACGAATGAAATcaaggaaagcaacaggatttgACGGCATGAGCACTGGAAAACGaaaagctggaacccaacagTGTGACTTAGTGGGTTCATCAATCACGTTATCCGGGATGGTACaacaccatctggctggcaagGAAGCACGAATGTTTTAGTACGGAAAAAAGGTGGTCTAGGagagtgttcaaattatcgttcgATCCGGTTGCTGTTCCACAACACATTTtccacaaccgtattcgcgaagtcGTTCAAATAACCCTGAATCTAGCCGGGTTtaccaagaactgcggaactactgactcaatatacgctgcgcgggtattcaatgaaaaacactgttagaagcatcgccctttgtatatttcatttctggatctagggaaggcgtttgaccgtgtgccacacgaacttatcttcGATTTAGTCTACGACAGCCCCTAGTGATAGACGAATtcatgcgttgggttcaattgctctaccatgatccggaAAGTAAAATTAAAGCCGGCGGGCATCATCAAGGAAACCCCATatcgccactcctctttattcttattATGGAGACtatcacatgggacatccaacggtCAACGCCctctacactgctttatgcagatgatgttttcctagtgtatCATAAGAAACCCAATCTCGAGTGGCTTgtcctaagatggagtgatcgcctcatgcaacacaatcttagattgaatctgaagaaAACAGAAATTTTGACGTTGTAAGAGGCAGTATTGCTATCAgcagcagagacccagaattgagcgatttaaatatcttgggtcagtGATATCAGCCGATGCTAAACTGTTCATCAGCGCAGCATGGATGAAGCtttatggctctgagtgttggccgactggaaaagataatg
The DNA window shown above is from Hermetia illucens chromosome 5, iHerIll2.2.curated.20191125, whole genome shotgun sequence and carries:
- the LOC119658046 gene encoding transmembrane protein fend-like isoform X1 → MVNSSVLFIVLATFCGFVRAQNVDMRELKACKRACYDQFFAETNGCRKDTLCREMEFRPPNIDNYIPEAFSFLCYDGCNEKFGPFPVLIKSMERRENLVMTNITWDADITTKSKQCLVTWEVYGGGLMGNLLTDCCLVELSLWPDTRYNVHVTCKTKTNGKMRRSRDLFIDTTGATPVPTTSSTTTDNNFILEQTSKSETHHLTQKEETIVGTAISIMLFIAIAAIFVIYRSRRTPKTIEKEILIYKDLGIVSPTTLHV
- the LOC119658046 gene encoding transmembrane protein fend-like isoform X2; this encodes MVNSSVLFIVLATFCGFVRAQNVDMRELKACKRACYDQFFAETNGCRKDTLCRECYDGCNEKFGPFPVLIKSMERRENLVMTNITWDADITTKSKQCLVTWEVYGGGLMGNLLTDCCLVELSLWPDTRYNVHVTCKTKTNGKMRRSRDLFIDTTGATPVPTTSSTTTDNNFILEQTSKSETHHLTQKEETIVGTAISIMLFIAIAAIFVIYRSRRTPKTIEKEILIYKDLGIVSPTTLHV